From the Macaca nemestrina isolate mMacNem1 chromosome 18, mMacNem.hap1, whole genome shotgun sequence genome, the window CTCCAAGCAGCCTATCGGCGTGGACGAGGAGATCACCTACGACTACAAGTTCCCACTGGAAGACAACAAGATCCCGTGTCTGTGCGGCACGGAGAGCTGCCGGGGCTCCCTAAACTGAGGTGGGGCAGGACGGGTGCCCACACCCCTATTTATTCCCCCTGGTGCCCTGAGCTCCCAGCACCCCCCAGCCTTAGTGGGCTCAGCAGGGCCCACATGCCCCCATCTCCAAGCGTGGGGTTGGGGGGCCCCAAGCCCAGCGAGGGAGCCTCAGTCCCTGGAGGCAGCTTCTGCCTCTCCTGTCGCCCCTGCCCACCACCCCCTGATTGTTTTTCTTTGCGGAGAAGAAGCTGTAAATGTTTTGTAGCAGCCAGCAGCTGTTTCCTGTGGAAACCTGGGGTGCCGGCCTGTACAGATTCTGTCCTAGGGGCTGCACAGTCCTCTCGCTTTGTGTTAATGGGGACTTCCCCTTATGCCCTGCGTGTACCCCTCCCCAGTTTAGGGGTCTCTGGGGCAGTGGCCATGTTCTCCCCCTGGGGGGGCTCTGCACCCCCAGTCCTGGGGACTCCGTGCCTGGAACCCTGCCTCATCTGTTCCTGCCAGACCCTGAGGGTCACCCTCCCACCCTGGTGTCACGCCCCGGCTCAGCCAGGCCAGGATGGCGGGGTGGGCCCCTTCTGCTGGGCTGGACTGTACATATGTTAATAGCGCAAACCTGACGCCACATTTTTATAATTGTGATTAAACTTTATTGTACAAAAGTGCTTGGTTGGTGTATTTGGGCAGGAgcaaggggttgggggtggagggcACAGAGGATTGGGCAAGATGAAGAGAGGGAAAAGTGAGTACCTGAAGTGTGAGGCTGGTAAAGGGGCCTTCAGGCAACAACCCAGACCTGCGGAGGCCCCGAGACTGCTTTGGACCCCTAGACAGGCCGTGGCAGCCGCAGCCGCACCCACACCAGGAATCCCCCACCAGTGCCCGCCAGGGCAGTGCCAAGGTCAGGCCTCCCCTTCCCAGAACCACAGCTGCAGCTGGGCCTCTGGCCTCCTGGGAAGCCCAGCGGGAGGGAAGGCCTGAGGTCACACTGTGGGATGAGGTCACCCGCTGGCTCCACCCAGAGCCCCGGACCCCTTAGCCCACTCAGCAAGTTCCAGCTTCATCACCCCAAGTTCTCTGCTGGACCCGGATGCCAGTGGAGCACAGAGTGGCCGCCAGGGGGCGCCTTAGGGCAAGAGTGGTGGGGGTTGTGGCTGGGCGGGTCTCTGTTCCTGGaatggggcaggagggagaaggaggagccaGCGGAAGGGGACGGTGTGTGGGCTGGCCAGCCCTGGACGAAAGAAGAGGGCCCCTCCAGGCCAGTCTGGGCACCCTGGGACAGCGGCTGCAGGTAGGCAGAGGCGCTGCCAGTGCCCACCCAGGTGGCCTTTCCCTCCATCCGGCCCTTCCCACCTTCCTATAACcttccctccacctccctcaACTCCCGGCCTCCCCACCCTTTTACTGCCCTCAGACCTCTCTCCCCAAACCCTGACCCCTTCCTGTACCCCAAGCCCGTCCCTCTCTCCATAACTCAGCCATCAGCAGGGGCAGATGGCTGGTGGCCTGGTTGCTGCAGCTCCCAGGATCAGCTCTGCCCTCCCCCCAAACGCCAGCCTCGTCAGTGCTCCAGGGCACCTCCAGCAGTAACAGGTGGTTGCGGCAGGTGGCAGCCAGTCCCTGGGTGAGCCAAGGTCTTTTCCCCAGCCGGGCATGGCCGACTCTGCACAGGCCCAGAAGCTGGTGTACCTGGTCACAGGGGGCTGCGGCTTCCTGGGAGAACACGTGGTGCGAATGCTGCTGCAGCGGGAGCCCCGACTCGGGGAGCTGCGGGTCTTTGACCGACACCTGGGTCCCTGGCTGGAGGAGCTGAAGACAGGTTCGTGTTGGGGGAGCTTGTGGCAGAGAGGGTGTGGACGCTTCCCCATCCCTTCCAAAGCTGGGATACCCACCCCTGCAGTGGAACAGATGATGCTGGTTTCTGTCCACATGGATGGGACAAGTGAGTCACATTGGGAACGTGACTCCAGAGTGAAAGATGAACCCAGTTTCTGGCCTCTGGCCCCAGCTGTGACATGGCCTGTGTCCTCCAACCCCGGCCAGGGCCTGTGAGGGTGACTGCCATCCAGGGGGACGTGACCGAGGCCCATGAGGTGGCAGCAGCTGTGGCCGGAGCCCATGTGGTCATCCACACGGCTGGGCTGGTAGACGTGTTTGGCAGGGCCAGTCCTGAGACCATCCATGAGGTCAACGTGCAGGGTGAGGAGCCCTGGATACTCCTGGCCATCTTGCTTGTTTGTTCCCCACTCTGTCTttggccttgacctcctgtgacTCCCCTGGGACAAGCTGTCCTATTGACAGCCCTGCCCCCGCCTCCCCTGACCTGTCGTGGTTTTTCCTGGacctgggatggggaggaggaagaTGCAGAGAGGGAGGAAGCTGCAGCCTGGATACACCCCCTCCTCTGCCAGGCACCCGGAACGTGATCGAGGCTTGTGTGCAGACTGGAACACGGTTCCTGGTCTACACCAGTAGCATGGAAGTCGTGGGGCC encodes:
- the LOC105482944 gene encoding 3 beta-hydroxysteroid dehydrogenase type 7 isoform X4; this translates as MPVEHRVAARGRLRARVVGVVAGRVSVPGMGQEGEGGASGRGRCVGWPALDERRGPLQASLGTLGQRLQPGMADSAQAQKLVYLVTGGCGFLGEHVVRMLLQREPRLGELRVFDRHLGPWLEELKTGPVRVTAIQGDVTEAHEVAAAVAGAHVVIHTAGLVDVFGRASPETIHEVNVQGTRNVIEACVQTGTRFLVYTSSMEVVGPNTKGHPFYRGNEDTLYEAVHRHPYPCSKALAERLVLEANGREAMWPGCMCWQPGSWSGGQP